The Deferribacterota bacterium genome includes a region encoding these proteins:
- a CDS encoding molecular chaperone TorD family protein — translation MNFIEINSGREVVYNFLSRSLIDCPDKQYLKMFEELCTYLVEIGNNKNVDHIKVKKIFLNLKREINTNIDKNNIIIRLSKEYTNLFCLGSYSIAPYESVYLSVSRILKQKPWEEVSRVFNENKFFTKKNANLPEDHIAHELLFMSFLSYKAKEASKKSDIDELEVIYYKQISFLEKHLFRWTGDLCNDILRKILYGDSFYAGIASFIKGYLDMDYGFLKKVVV, via the coding sequence ATGAATTTTATTGAAATTAATAGTGGAAGGGAAGTAGTTTATAATTTTTTATCAAGAAGTTTAATAGATTGCCCAGATAAGCAATATTTAAAGATGTTTGAAGAATTATGTACTTATCTTGTGGAGATTGGTAATAATAAAAACGTAGACCACATAAAGGTTAAAAAAATATTTTTAAATCTAAAAAGAGAAATAAATACCAATATTGATAAAAATAATATAATTATAAGATTGTCAAAGGAATATACTAATCTATTTTGTCTTGGTAGTTACAGTATTGCCCCCTATGAATCTGTTTATCTTTCTGTTAGTAGGATTCTTAAGCAAAAGCCTTGGGAAGAGGTTTCTAGGGTATTTAATGAAAATAAATTTTTTACAAAAAAGAACGCTAATTTACCAGAAGACCATATTGCTCATGAACTTCTCTTTATGAGCTTTTTATCGTATAAGGCAAAAGAAGCTTCAAAAAAATCTGATATTGATGAATTGGAAGTTATTTATTACAAACAAATAAGTTTTTTAGAAAAACACCTGTTTAGATGGACTGGTGATTTGTGCAATGATATATTAAGAAAAATATTATATGGTGATTCCTTTTATGCTGGCATTGCCAGTTTCATAAAAGGTTATCTAGATATGGATTATGGGTTCTTAAAGAAAGTAGTTGTGTAA